A portion of the Nerophis lumbriciformis linkage group LG37, RoL_Nlum_v2.1, whole genome shotgun sequence genome contains these proteins:
- the coa4 gene encoding cytochrome c oxidase assembly factor 4 homolog, mitochondrial, translating into MASPHDRSGRVEDGEDDPVDRMISRTGCAELHYAVQECMAERQDWRACQDHVRAFKACMLDYQQTRAEELRRRSASTETTPG; encoded by the coding sequence ATGGCGTCTCCCCACGATCGCAGCGGGAGGGTCGAGGACGGCGAGGACGACCCCGTGGACCGCATGATCTCCCGCACGGGCTGCGCCGAGCTGCACTACGCCGTGCAGGAGTGCATGGCCGAGCGCCAGGACTGGCGGGCGTGTCAGGACCACGTGCGCGCCTTCAAGGCCTGCATGCTGGACTACCAGCAGACGCGCGCGGAGGAACTGAGGCGGCGGTCGGCGAGCACGGAGACCACGCCCGGCTAA